The stretch of DNA atcttgcgtgtccgaaccggtgcagatactgcctgaagcggccatgaccagacaaaaactgcgttagatggaattttacctctccgtgtttcctgttcacccagcccattagtgtcggtatgagcctgtgcgtccatctGCCGTTTTGTGCcacactccactcttgctgccacctagccatcgactccgccctcattagcttccggactccgccctcattagcttccggattggttcccctcctcctatagcactcgctgtcctccaccaagatgatgtctatggggaccaacctggctatgacgtagaccgcttctgttgacacggttctgtacgcactcgcgactcgcatcgccatgagccggtacgtactattcagcctcctcgtgttccgctgaggttctaacgccgcgatccaggctggaccaccgtatcgtagtgtcgatgaggagacactagccaagaggtgcctcttgctgctgcttgggccaaagttgttgggcatgattcgtgtcagtgcattgattgccttctttgcttttttacaagcgtagtcgacgtgactgttgaagttcagtcgatcatcgatctgcacccccaggtattttaggtctcgcttcgaggttatcgagtgctctccaattgtgatttctgcacgcTGCACCGCCCTACGGTTGCGgacaatcagcatttccgtctttttttttctctattatagtgactttcaacacatttcggctggttcgtcacttttacttccatttttggaagaatgtcgatagtgagaattgaactcgtgatctctgcgtagcatttccgtcttgtggtgggctatctgcagtttcacactttgcatccaccttccgatcatgtctatcgactcggtcgcgagcatttcgacccgttccaaaaatgctaggactgccgcttttaAAGCTACGTTagggattccatctgggccaggcactttcttcgttttgaggcgtttcatagctgcaactagctcgtCGTTCGTCACCTCTCTGCGTTCGGTGttatcctcatcctctccatatggcgtgggtggccaggtcgttgggtcgtgctgcggaaataacccttccacgataatttttaatttttcgggacacatttcggaaggtgtcgttgggcccctgagcttcgccatcaccactCGGTAAGCATGGATTGACGCCCACGTCCCGAcatccctgaagcaattagatttgctccgcttaatcacccgtttaagagtggatctagcctctctgaattccactctccgctcttctctggtgtctaaGGCAGTTGACCCGAAACACGCCAAGTGCCTCACTCCATCAATAGactggaggtcgcttatacctgggttccctttttcttggcattgttatatcacatgctgttgctagcgtttccgtcaattcatccgcgttcatgttcaagacgttgctttccacgcgtagtgcttcgatgaaaagatCCTTGTCAAAGGcttttgtcttccacctgcgcgggcatgtcctatttatccgtacttccacggagtttcgttggccaatggtataacggatggcttgatgatcactgtgggtgtatccttcgcataccctccacctcattttcgtcattaacgacggactgcagaaagtcaagtcgatgatggactctcgaccatctcggcggaaggtactagtggtgccctcgttgcacagggtaacatccaacttggctagagcttctagtaaactagtccctctcgcgttggtgcatctgcttccccactctactgcccaagcattgaaatcccctcctataacgactggttttcgttcggtgagctcctcggtgaggacatccagcatatagtggaactggtccatcgtccatctgggaggtgcgtagcaactgcgGATATAAATTCCGTTGATCTTcgtgatcacgaaaccttcgTGAGATCTCGAGACTACCAcctgaatgggatatcggcccatgacctggatggcggccattcccactttatccgtcacccaattgccgttaccggggggaacgcgatacggctccgcgataattgcgacatcacattttgtttctgttgttgactgccacaacagttgctgtgcgatgtcacaatggttgaaattaatttgggttatctccatcactgttggcttgccctcgcctgtttgtacacagggcaattaaagcctcccgtcatatggtcattactgtcctctttttcgcagagcatacaccttggttttcccttgcagtcgctggtaaagtgtccctctattccgcatttcctgcacagtttggatctatctggccccaagcagcctttcgccaggtggccgaagtttgaacacttgaaacatcgctccagttacttgggaacaggcggaatgattttaaaacgacccacagcccagcagacgtttatactctctaacttcagcaacttgttcgctgcgttcgttgagagacgaatcgttgcggtctgcgtcccgcgatacgcCTTTCGTAGTCGGATTTTCATCAGAACTTTGCCCAGGAttttcctcctccaacttctgacgtaggtctatctcggtggtgaacagactgaggttccgtcattctatcgatgcctcggaggataaggcccttacgtTCGCTCTATCGCCGAGAACCCTTTCTACAAAATCCTTGAATGCTTACctcctgatttctgggtctctcttcagctcgaacagcatttcgccattctgggtgcgcctggaattcaccacgctctcctccagattcttgaggccagggtcctctcgcatttttttaaagagatcAGCGTATGACACGTTGCCCTTCCTTCGAGGAGGGCAACATATCAtacactctctctctctttctttgtctctctatctctctctctctctctctctttttttttctctttttccacaATTCTGAggaacattatttttatgggatttcCAATGCTCTAATTGAAATTCGGAACCTATACCCAGGCAACTAAGTGACCTTGGTTGACGCTGTGAGATTGTCATGAAACTCTCAATActcattccgaaaaaaaattttacacaTTGAAAATGTATACGTCATATCGACGTAAATTgtatgttatatcgagggtagattatatcgaagttcccctgtaaatgttcgagattattaaaattaaacAAATATGCGGGACGGAGCTCGTCTGGTCTTCTAAGTTATCATATTTTACGTAAAAACATGTTGGATAAATGGCTGGTCGATTATATTGTATAGCCAATATCACAagaacgattttgcgtaatatgggAACATGCAACCTCAATCCTCCAAAAACATTCATATTTATTGGAACTGGGGTTCTTATTAAGGATTATCGGACAAGGAAATTAAACTTTCTTATACTTATTCTCTGAATAACTAATATAATCACAACTTACTGAACTAGATATAACGGAAAATTATTCTTGTAGAATAAACCTAAACTAGAGATGTtcataataaaacaaatttcCATGCTTGACTGCTTAATCCTTAACATCCACCTGTTCATATCGCGATTTCATCATTTTCTTAATGTACGTTTTGTAATCCCCGGTACTTCCATAGTGGGTTGCCTTAGTTCCCAGAcctgcatttgccactcgcgcTTCAGTCTAAGCATAAAAAACAACCAATATATAGAATGTAATACATTGAGATCAGGGGGGTTGTCAATAGAATTTACCTCAATAATATTAGTACGTCCTTGGTTACTCCTGCCCAAACCCTGTCCTTCGGACCAACCCATCTTCTGCAGTAGTTTGTTGCCGACATTGTTCTCGCCTATGGGAACCGACGCTAAGCTCGGTGCTGTGAAAGTTGATTGCGCCTGCTTTTCCAGTTCTCGTTGGAAGCGTTCCTTGCTTTTGTTCACTGGAGGTGGATCAGCTTCACCATACTTAAGCCGCCGCTCTTTCGCTCGGTCCCGATAAGCTCCACCTTTGTTTCCCTGACCACCTGCGCCGCCCGCACCTCTCTGAGCGTTCATCTTTTGAAGGTTCTCCTTGTGTAAAGAGGACATCTTCAAATGCTTGTTAAGTATTTCATGTGATTGGAATGCACGTTTACAAAGCAAGCACGTGAGTTTTTCGAAATCCACGTAGTCTCGCTCGTTGGATGCGTCGTCCACATCGTTGTCGGAATCGGAGCCGTACTGCGACACTAGATTACTACCTTTGGTTGCAACCGCCTTGGCATGGCCCATAAGATAACTAGAAACAGCCTGTGTGGTTTGTTTTTTCTCCAACAGCGAAAAACCAACGTCCGCATAACCGCCGGATGGTTCCGCTGCTTTAACACTGATCGGTCCCTGTGACGAATATAAGGTTGCTTCCTCCACCTTAGCAGGAGGCTGTAGAACGCTGTAATCTTTCTTCTGATTGAGCTGTTTCGCCCATTTTTCCATGTCCTTCACAATCTTTTTCGCCACCTTGACTTTGTCGTGTGGCTGATCCTTTGATTTCGTTTTCTCAGTCTTGTCGCCGTTGGCTGGTGTGGCTGTACCACTACTAGTGCTATTATTGACACTAGCTGCTACTTCTGTGGCTGCGGCTGTTGTTGCGCTGGCAGTGCCGGAGCTCGTTGGAGCAGCGACGTATGTACTATTTTCGGTGTCCCAATAGAGGTAGGAACAGGTTTCATTGTTGTAATAGTACTGCGAGTTGGGATCGTAGTACAACCCCGTTGATGGATCGTAGTAAAATCCCGACGTTTCATCGTACTGATATTGGGCTACATCCGGTGTGGctggaaaaaaaaccaaacagctGTATTTTTTACAGTTGTATGATTAAACGATGAGTTATTACTCACGATATTTTTTGCCATCCGTTCCGTTGGGAATTTGGAGGGGTTGTGGAGCAACAAACGCAGCGGCAGGTGCTGGTGTTGCTTCCGTTTTACTTTTGGTTCCCTGCTTACGTGCTAATGCAGATTGGGCTACCGCAGCCCCAGAGTTCGCGGTTTCCCCAAGCTGTGCCTCGGTTGGTAAATTGCTTATTTGTCCCTGTCAAACGAACGTAGATCAGCTGTGTTGAAAAGATTTAGTTTTCAAGCTGGATTGCTTACCTGCGTTATTTGCGTCATATAATAGTTTGTGTAAAACTGAAGGTAATGTTCGTGTTCGGTTGGATTTGAAGCATAAACGGAGGCACTATACTCAGCTAGACGCGGAACATCCGCCATTGTATATTGATACGTATTAGGGAAGGCTCCTGCCGAGCCAGTAGCCATTCCGGTACACTGCTCCGTAAAGCCACCTCCATTGCCCGACGACTTGTTGTTCACACCTTTGACCAAATTGCGATTTTCGGTATCCATACAGTAGGATATCAGTACTTCCCGATTGTCAATCTTCAAGATTGGTTCGATTGCTTTCAGCGCATTGTGTGTGTTCATTGAATCGAGAAGATTGTCGAAATGAAGATAACAAATTCCTCTCGACGTTTGCGTTAACGGATCCCTGCAGATCATGATTTTCGAAATCTTCGAAACCTGCTCCGGAATTTTGTCTTGCATTGTGCACAGGACGCTTTCTTCATTCGTCAGAACATCCAGATTACGGAGCATAATTTTCTTGGTGAGTATGTTGCTTATTTCGTCGCTTCCTTCGCCTCCCTTTTCGCTCTCTTCGCGCGATGCAAAACATTTGAAGCAATTTTCACGACGCTTGAAATTGAATACACCACACTGTACAAAAATAATATGTTTGTTAGAGAAGTTTATTTGAAAGAGGAACAATCACCAACCTTAGCACAGTACCAATCCGTCTGTGGTTTGTCCTTTGCACGCATCTCAGCCGGCAACGAGTAGGTGTACTGCATCACGGCACGGTGGTCGTTGAAGATCAGCATTCCCTGGAACGGAAGACAAGAAGAAACGCAATTGCGAATTAGTTTTCGACTGAGCTGGCGGAAGGAACCTAACGTTAACACTTGTTTCAAGCCTACAGCGCTTGCGGTTGATGAATCTCGGTTCGTATGACGGAGTACTGCTCGGTCGAAATAGACTTCGCTGGCGTTGGAAGATTAGACAATCGGTACACCGTGTGTTGGACGTTCGGCAAGGACCCGTTTTAGCCGTCACGGTATCAGTAAATGGTAGAGTCTCTCGATTTGCAGAAattctttcttttttcaaaaGGAACGTTATAAAGTAAAtcatatttaaaatttattttgttctGAATAAATCTTCGGTATGTATTGTGTACTTGTATGGCTAAAGTTTGTTAATTGTTTAGCATCATTCTTTAGATTCAAACCAATAATATTATTACttttaaatattttgattttattcgcTCTTCGCACGTTGGTCCATGGCGACTTGGCGAAAAGTAGAAATGATGAAAATTTGTGAAAAAGGAAGAATTtggcaatgatttttttattattggaaCCAACTACTAAAGTTGCTGCCAAAGTGAACCGAATGTTAAGCTATtacaaaaaagttattcaaaataatataacaaaacaaaacaaagatgaaatatttgaaattttttgaaacattttccaataaaaatatcatAGAATCTATGATAACTTGAGGCAAGACAAAGGCCACATCGAATAATTGACAGATTATAATTTTTAACTCGGTCAGTCATGGTatctgaattttatttttggttcagtcagagtaGACCAAGTACTAATTGACATTCAAACACCTCCCGTAGGCCCACAAAAATGCatttatttttgtagtcataatattttaaaacttttcGTAAGAAACAGTAgacgaaaaatttgaataaaataccAAAAACACAAAGTTTCCagctttgagtttttttttcgaaataaaaaaatctgtcTGCTTTGACTTAACACTGTACatatagggcctgattctcgaatacactacgaatacacttcacggtgtatttttgtatgagattattatatcacacgaagaaaacaaagttttccactcacattgaataccagtttgatacgaagaggttaattttcattaattattttttatttgaaaagtgctcattctgcctgaaaactcatcattatcttcgacatttcactaactcgtaaaacgtagttcaatggcgtgccgtttatgtcgtttccaccgtgaagtgtattcgagaatcaggcccatagttATCTCAAACACACAAACTCAATTCTGTTcgaaacaattgtttttttttttgacgtagaactacgtctttcattaaggctaggcgcaaattgagaagcgtatagcgctcgtaagcgaacgcgagactaccaacacgactcatacgtgccacaaacgtagcgtggtggagcgcatattgagtcgcagtttggtgtaaataacatgccactcgcatacaatgactgattaacacagagttgcgagatatatttatttactaacacaatcacccgaccagtacagccatacagtgtcaaacccacggtgctatatgattgttcaccaacacaactaccacatccggcatgaccagcacgagaaactgtggttcagccacagcgtcgcgcgagtcgtgtctcacgagcgctccaccgtctcgcgtcatctggccaatttgcgccgttctatctgtttccattagccacaaaaacaggcgctatatcgcgccaagttactcgcgctatatgcgtctcaatttgcgccttgcctaagggtgccaaatcagaaaacaggtcacgttttcatgaaataaagttaacgttaataactattttcgccgtAAACGGATTCTGgcaatttacataccaaacaaattggatattccctaagatttgtttgatatgctatacattacaatcccatagtctgtatacggttcaaattgatgaaaattggaagcattcccatttcctcatacatttgttctgttcatttgtgggctttcccgaacagagctgtcaataacgagcaacttatcgacgagcaacgaaggagaattggaagatttaaagtctccgtgaacaaaggaaaagaaaaagaacaaagaggaatatttgcctagagtataaacagtggatcttgctgaggcaaactttattcttcgtgaggacaccgactggactgGTTGCTGGgcaagctggacggcgagggatcgaataattttctcaaggcaatggggcaATACTCCTcttatgaggaaagagtagagttttccaagggactttttgaaggctagagacgaatgaactgaaaaagttgaaagtctctttaattcaacaaggaaaggaaggaaaggcaaattttcagtatcgttctagatacgataCAATGaaaatcgcttgttcttccttgttttgcgccatcgcATGTcatcgtttcggactgagctgtggatgCGACCGAATtattcactcgctgatgtctctggcattacaatcattgcatcaaactgacaccattacattaatgttttgagttacacaattgtgtggggaatcatcaagctaggctctcgtcagctcaccaagaaaataaatgttctggaattttgtcagtgatttggtttcgcatgacggtaggaaaacctTCTCCACAAATGATGACGGCTAAACTAATCttgactggcaatattaacagaaagggcttctgttgagaacaGCGTAAAACAGCGATAagcgtgtgtatatttagttgcttcaagccatcgatatatggatatttgtgtgcgtgcttcataacccgtgcatctacgctgaaaccccatttgtaatgataaatataaacaagaaggggagatagcgggagggaatttTTTATCCTAGGATATTAGTAATGAaactctgctgaggcaaatattcagcctttttccaagcagtcaacattgtttgttttatgtcatcataaaggcttcgttggtgcctttgacattgcatcaatgcattgaactgacgctatggtgaagcaggtgttaaggttgtgcaccaaaaaaatattagttattagttattcaataagttataataagtcattaatttatttgggtttgcgtgcagatagagtttatttcgcttatttagtcaccaaggaagtaaatgtcattctggaattttgtatgtgatttggtttcgttcaccaatagcaaaactttctccactaaggatgacagctgcgcttatctcgagcgtgTATTGTtctgaatgaatcatcaaacaattatcgtcaaatgattctacaataaaaaaaaacatttcagggcgaccaaactggtagaatagctgtttcaaaattttcgtagcattataaaataatatccgcagtaataaacaagcgacttgaattaaactatagcgtagttctacgtcaacaatgcggttatgtcttgaacacaacctgctataatttttttcatttcaaaagcattactttgCCTTGCCCATTAAGAAAATTATTGACTATTGATAGGTTTCATGGGAATAGACTGTTTTCCAACTGGTAGTTAATATACTAGAGGGTATACCGTAGTCACTATTTAATTGTTTAACCCGTTCACGCCGGCGCGTACCACCGGTGGCACTAGACTGCATCATCGTTACTGTGTCATTGTGTCATGATTCGTAGTATGTAATAACAAACGAATGCCACTGGGGGAATTGTCTTCTGCAAtgtcatatttgaacgaacgaaagttCGTTCGTTATTCAGAAAAACGTTCAATCGGCAAACATTGCCTGGAATAGGTTCCGTCGGATAGATCGAAAAGCATTAAGCGCAGCCACCAGATGACGAGGAGCATAAATTACAGCGTCGGCATGAACGTGTTAAAGCATCTATAATAAAAACAATCGAACAACAAACACCCCgtttctgtattccgacggatttacatttgaggggctcagaaagaaaaggcgtagggatcgatccactgattaaatcgttACCAAAcaatcgatctttgccgaacCGATCATTGAAAAATCAAGAGATTTATTCCAATTTATCTGCTTATTTTATAGGAGTGTCGTGTTTTTTGTGACGTCATGGAGTCATTTTATTAAGCATTACTTAAACATTACtgtaaattcaacaactgataacTGTCCATAACTCAACTGACAACGATTTCATAAAAGCCAGTCGTGCCATACGTTTTTCAGTTAGACGAAGCCGATTCTTAAGAATGACGTTTCGTCtggaattgatgtcaacatctagTTCAGTGATCCTATGAGCCACTGGTGACagtaaatccactcagttactgTCGCTAGTTCTGTATCCGCGAGGATGGTCTTTCGAATAGTGGAATTGATCGAAGATAAGCACCCTTATTCTTGAATGCGATCAGAATGACAAAACTCAATTTtgcattttgtagcagccgtgCTACGAGTTCATATATTTTTGGAGGGAGTTAAGATAAATCGTTTTCGGTAATTGTGTGTAGTGACAGTTTATTGGAAAAAAAGCCGTTCGACGGCTTTTTGTTACAATTTCAAATCTACAGGATCACGGCTGACCGGAATTTCTGTTTCCGGTCTTGTGCTTGGCGCACCGCAGCATCACCACGTCATCAACCGCATTTTTAACCCCACGTGTTGGGTTGGAATTCCCGACACGAACGATCTTTTGTCGGAAGGAAGCCGCTACAATACAATACAGCGCTTCAGGCAGAGCCAGCCATCGCGTGAGTACCCTAACCCTATAAATACATGGCTATGTGCCATTTGTCTCATATCCGTTGTGAGACAaattaatctctatcagattagcaggcACGAGAGcagattaaattattaaaatttgaatgaaaatgtttacatcatgttatttgattgcttaaaacacgtagttCCGACCCTTacttaattttttgacgtagaactacgtcttccaggaagggtgccaaatcagaaaacaagtcacgtttttataaaataaagttaacgttaataactattttcactgtgaacgaattctcatgatttgcgtaccaatctaatcggaaattctctaagatttgtttgatatgctatacattacaattcgctaatctctaaacggtttaaattcatgaaaactggaagaacttccttttttcccatacatttgttctgccgatttgtgtgcgtatttcgaatgcttataactcgaacatttcttaacagatcagaaagatgtttgcatcaattgataggaaatatttctacgcgtctatcacaattaatgaaacatggtatttcatgagatgaacaaacggataactgtaaaatgttaagctcgatttacggttttcccaacacagacttctaaatcaatgtccctgggggaattcgctttgcaaatatacatgtaagtcggggatatttttgttcccaccgaactgtgtcgggggtattttttggtattgagtacttttgtacttgcatgtcgttgtgcagaccggaatatatttcgttaaaacgtacttttaaactgagaagcctgggaaaaacgtcaattcagatactagaggtgaatgaacttacgcagttcgagaactacgtaaacatatgATGTACAATAATTTCAGATGGAAATGTataatacaatgatcgtttgacaattcttccgttcacatattttgaaagtcctaggcatcatatcaaacgaaaaaggacgttcatcaaatttatttgtaacgaagaacataatcttatatatatatatatatatatatatatatatatatatatatatatatatatatatatatatatatatatatatatatatatatattatataggggttatataggggtttttggggccggggaaggttttcgtgatagtttgagacccctcctcctctctaagagtgggctgtcatacaaatgaaacacaaatttctgcataactcgaaaactgatcaagcacaattcgggatgtgagggtttttgggtatgagaaatgtttctatgatggtatgacacccctcccttctctagaatggagagggggtcccataaaattattacacatatttcaaccaaaaatattccaaccaaacatgaaaattaaaaattttcggaaaattctgaaggaaaataagaaaattcggaaaatttgattcccatatgttcaacaattacataatgacaagtgctgttagttcatttgatgtttgcgctagcgaaattgatctttgttcgaaactggaaatagattttaatgtgatgaaacgcactcttaAATCTGCTTCTATCTAAACCAAAAaaagatcgccggatgtgttgatatgagcagaactcgaggaaggaattgtccgatttag from Toxorhynchites rutilus septentrionalis strain SRP chromosome 3, ASM2978413v1, whole genome shotgun sequence encodes:
- the LOC129776517 gene encoding RNA-binding protein 5-like; protein product: MDFSPSPESDNSGYYRNRNRRDDRDRGNRGRSKERHYRGSRYSRSRSRSYSRERYVSGNNRRSPERDLYRDLIDQDYGDNSYDRDRDRYRHRSRDRDRRSRDRDRRDREKQNKRNFSPARDSNDFDDNYDSDNNHEFFYQQKPNNKIIVRGLAAHITEADINSDLIQCGLQALHVRLIRRKKTGASRGFAFVEFRTEEEATRWICYKQGMLIFNDHRAVMQYTYSLPAEMRAKDKPQTDWYCAKCGVFNFKRRENCFKCFASREESEKGGEGSDEISNILTKKIMLRNLDVLTNEESVLCTMQDKIPEQVSKISKIMICRDPLTQTSRGICYLHFDNLLDSMNTHNALKAIEPILKIDNREVLISYCMDTENRNLVKGVNNKSSGNGGGFTEQCTGMATGSAGAFPNTYQYTMADVPRLAEYSASVYASNPTEHEHYLQFYTNYYMTQITQGQISNLPTEAQLGETANSGAAVAQSALARKQGTKSKTEATPAPAAAFVAPQPLQIPNGTDGKKYPTPDVAQYQYDETSGFYYDPSTGLYYDPNSQYYYNNETCSYLYWDTENSTYVAAPTSSGTASATTAAATEVAASVNNSTSSGTATPANGDKTEKTKSKDQPHDKVKVAKKIVKDMEKWAKQLNQKKDYSVLQPPAKVEEATLYSSQGPISVKAAEPSGGYADVGFSLLEKKQTTQAVSSYLMGHAKAVATKGSNLVSQYGSDSDNDVDDASNERDYVDFEKLTCLLCKRAFQSHEILNKHLKMSSLHKENLQKMNAQRGAGGAGGQGNKGGAYRDRAKERRLKYGEADPPPVNKSKERFQRELEKQAQSTFTAPSLASVPIGENNVGNKLLQKMGWSEGQGLGRSNQGRTNIIETEARVANAGLGTKATHYGSTGDYKTYIKKMMKSRYEQVDVKD